Proteins found in one Bremerella volcania genomic segment:
- a CDS encoding tetratricopeptide repeat protein, which yields MMKTTTIVTLGILSTASSIGCMNFGQRDPVPPPTVFNPSGGEVSQVSYEEEGVQRGQSPEAESASGNSWWDPTGVGAKTLEVTGNNSENKALAKKLFTQAEALYEQGMAAQGKDRSSKLNEAAGLFKRAAVYAPDSTIEEDSLMYSGECYFFLDNYPEATKQYDQLVKKYQNSKHLDAVGARRFKLARYWLDRHSKERSWAIQPNLTDEQLPLFDRFGNAIKLFDLIRLDDPTGDLADDATLAAANAHFREGNFESADRFYTDLRENFPTSEHQFTAHYLGVVTKLKVYQGPEYDGKPLEEAEKLLTRIKRQFPDKTQENMKVIEKLDFDIRAAQAERLWQKAAFYDGRREYQGAYHYYSQVIEKFPTSNMAEAAKKRIDEIKGRPASPTPPGEFLYSWLERKKDLPIPSQTPIENIATRPDDETESR from the coding sequence ATGATGAAAACCACCACGATCGTCACCCTCGGCATTTTGTCGACTGCGTCCTCTATCGGCTGCATGAACTTCGGCCAGCGCGATCCAGTTCCACCGCCGACCGTTTTCAATCCCTCCGGCGGCGAGGTTTCGCAAGTCAGCTACGAAGAAGAAGGGGTCCAGCGCGGCCAATCCCCAGAAGCGGAGAGTGCCTCTGGCAATTCGTGGTGGGATCCGACCGGCGTGGGTGCCAAGACCTTAGAGGTGACCGGCAACAATTCGGAAAATAAGGCACTCGCCAAGAAGCTCTTCACCCAGGCCGAAGCCCTCTACGAACAAGGCATGGCCGCCCAGGGGAAAGATCGCAGCTCGAAGCTGAACGAGGCCGCCGGACTCTTCAAGCGGGCCGCTGTCTATGCTCCCGATTCGACCATCGAAGAAGACTCGTTGATGTACTCCGGCGAATGCTACTTCTTTCTCGATAACTACCCCGAGGCGACCAAACAGTACGACCAACTCGTCAAGAAGTATCAGAACTCGAAGCACCTGGATGCGGTTGGGGCGCGACGCTTCAAGCTCGCTCGATATTGGCTCGATCGCCATTCCAAGGAACGCTCGTGGGCCATTCAGCCCAACTTAACTGATGAACAATTGCCGTTGTTCGATCGTTTCGGCAACGCGATCAAGCTGTTTGATTTGATTCGCTTGGACGATCCAACCGGCGATCTGGCGGACGATGCAACCCTGGCCGCCGCCAATGCCCACTTCCGCGAAGGCAACTTTGAATCAGCCGATCGCTTCTATACCGACTTGCGTGAAAACTTCCCGACCAGCGAACACCAGTTCACCGCTCATTACTTGGGCGTGGTGACCAAACTGAAGGTCTACCAAGGTCCCGAGTACGACGGCAAACCACTGGAAGAAGCCGAAAAGCTGCTGACCCGCATCAAGCGTCAGTTCCCGGACAAGACACAAGAGAACATGAAGGTCATCGAGAAGCTCGACTTCGATATTCGCGCTGCTCAGGCCGAACGACTTTGGCAGAAAGCCGCGTTCTACGATGGCCGCCGCGAGTATCAAGGTGCCTACCACTACTACTCGCAGGTGATCGAGAAGTTCCCCACTTCCAACATGGCGGAAGCGGCCAAGAAGCGAATCGACGAGATCAAGGGACGCCCTGCTTCTCCTACACCTCCCGGCGAGTTCCTGTACAGCTGGCTGGAACGCAAGAAGGACTTGCCGATACCTTCGCAGACGCCGATCGAAAACATCGCCACCCGCCCGGATGACGAAACGGAAAGTCGCTAG
- the lptE gene encoding LPS assembly lipoprotein LptE: MRDSRTPNRSLLLAAILLVTAGQFGCVHYQIGNRSLYRPDIRTVHVPIFTSLTYRRELGERITEAVIKEIEATTPYKVTDAQSADSVLRGSLVTENKLVQGQNTLDDPRILQENFQIHYEWIDQRGQLVRQPGTLSLAPVLMSETITATGVLYPEPGQSMVTAQQDAIDQFAREVVRHMQTPW; encoded by the coding sequence ATGCGAGATTCGCGGACACCCAACCGATCCCTTTTACTGGCCGCCATCCTGTTGGTAACGGCTGGTCAGTTCGGCTGCGTTCATTACCAGATTGGTAATCGTAGTCTCTATCGCCCCGACATCCGCACGGTGCATGTCCCCATCTTTACGTCGCTTACCTATCGTCGTGAACTGGGCGAACGCATCACTGAAGCGGTGATCAAGGAAATCGAAGCGACCACGCCGTACAAAGTCACCGATGCTCAATCGGCCGATAGTGTTCTGCGAGGAAGCCTGGTGACCGAGAACAAGCTCGTCCAGGGACAAAACACCTTGGATGATCCGCGCATTCTGCAAGAGAACTTCCAGATTCACTACGAGTGGATCGACCAACGAGGCCAACTCGTTCGGCAGCCTGGTACACTCTCGCTTGCGCCTGTTTTGATGAGCGAGACGATCACCGCCACCGGCGTTCTTTACCCGGAACCAGGTCAGTCGATGGTGACCGCTCAGCAAGACGCGATCGATCAGTTTGCCCGAGAAGTGGTTCGCCACATGCAGACCCCCTGGTGA
- the folP gene encoding dihydropteroate synthase: MRSTPHSTTLAQRYPHRALTWQLRTRTLRFDRNPKLMGILNVTPDSFSDGGQWVDKHAAIDRALQMEAEGADILDIGGESTRPYSDPVSAQEELQRVLPVLESLAESLRIPISIDTTKALVAKEAIAAGAEIINDVSGLQADPEMIPLAVETGAGICAMHMQGNPQTMQDAPEYDDVVLDIFDYLQDRYRQLRYAGIERAKICLDPGIGFGKTHQHNLDLMAQCDEFHALNCPILVGHSRKGFLAKILGDKDMDRTLATVGSTLTLARLGIQIIRVHDVKANKQALDAFVATGGVDCIPRELPEV; the protein is encoded by the coding sequence ATGAGATCCACCCCCCACAGTACGACTTTAGCGCAACGCTATCCTCACCGCGCCCTCACGTGGCAGCTTCGCACACGCACGTTGCGATTCGACCGAAATCCCAAGCTGATGGGAATCCTGAATGTCACGCCGGATAGCTTTTCGGATGGTGGCCAGTGGGTCGACAAGCACGCCGCCATCGACCGAGCCCTGCAAATGGAAGCGGAAGGCGCGGACATCCTCGACATAGGCGGAGAAAGCACTCGTCCCTACTCAGATCCCGTATCTGCCCAGGAAGAACTTCAACGCGTTCTTCCCGTCCTCGAGTCATTAGCCGAGTCGCTGCGAATTCCAATCTCGATCGATACCACCAAGGCATTGGTCGCCAAGGAAGCGATCGCGGCCGGGGCCGAGATCATCAACGACGTCAGCGGCCTGCAAGCCGATCCGGAGATGATTCCCCTAGCGGTAGAAACAGGAGCGGGCATCTGTGCGATGCACATGCAAGGCAACCCGCAAACGATGCAGGACGCCCCCGAGTACGACGACGTCGTGCTCGATATCTTCGATTACCTGCAGGATCGGTACCGCCAACTGAGATACGCCGGGATCGAGCGTGCGAAGATCTGTCTCGACCCAGGCATCGGATTTGGCAAGACGCACCAGCATAACCTGGACCTAATGGCCCAGTGCGACGAATTCCACGCGTTGAACTGTCCGATTCTGGTAGGGCATTCGCGGAAAGGTTTCCTGGCCAAGATTCTCGGCGACAAAGACATGGACCGCACGTTGGCAACGGTCGGCTCAACCCTCACGCTCGCACGTCTGGGCATTCAGATCATCCGCGTGCATGACGTGAAAGCCAACAAGCAAGCCTTGGATGCGTTCGTCGCCACTGGCGGCGTCGATTGTATCCCCCGAGAATTGCCCGAAGTCTAA
- a CDS encoding glutamate-5-semialdehyde dehydrogenase: MAIVDDLDLDTYCKETAEKAQAASRILGTVSGQAKNDWLRASAAALRNSFESIAEANDKDIANAPQYGLTDAQIDRLRLTKDRVEGIAAALEEIAMFPDPIGATIESSVRPNGLAIQKIRVPLGVVFFIYESRPNVTADAAAICVKSGNAVILRGGKEAMHSSQAIVSILQEQAAEFGIPADALQLVSTTDRAAVGHFLKLNQTIDVAIPRGGEGLIRRVSAEATMPVIKHFAGNCHVYIDEAADLDMAIQITVNSKCHRYGVCNAAESLVVHKDVAGKFLPLIAEAFSKEGVEMRGDDATCSIVPTAKQATEEDFGAEYLGPVISVKVVDNIDEAIAHINKYSSKHTESIVTENLAASRKFSAQIDSSAVMINASTRFNDGGEFGLGAEIGISTDKFHARGPCGIEALTSYKYIVMGEGHVRK; encoded by the coding sequence ATGGCGATTGTTGACGATCTCGACTTAGACACCTATTGCAAGGAAACGGCTGAAAAAGCACAGGCCGCATCGCGTATCCTGGGCACCGTATCGGGTCAGGCAAAGAACGACTGGCTGCGTGCTTCCGCTGCTGCCCTGCGAAATAGCTTTGAGAGCATCGCCGAGGCGAATGACAAAGATATCGCCAACGCACCGCAGTATGGCCTGACAGACGCCCAGATCGATCGGCTCCGCCTGACCAAGGATCGCGTTGAAGGCATTGCCGCGGCCCTGGAAGAGATCGCCATGTTCCCCGATCCGATCGGGGCCACGATCGAGTCGTCCGTTCGTCCCAATGGTTTAGCCATTCAAAAGATTCGCGTCCCGCTGGGAGTCGTGTTCTTTATTTACGAGTCACGACCCAACGTCACCGCCGACGCCGCCGCCATTTGCGTGAAGAGTGGCAATGCCGTGATCCTTCGCGGTGGCAAGGAAGCGATGCATTCCTCACAGGCCATCGTCAGCATCCTGCAAGAACAAGCAGCCGAGTTCGGCATTCCCGCCGATGCGTTGCAATTGGTCTCGACCACCGACCGCGCAGCAGTGGGCCATTTCCTGAAACTGAACCAAACCATCGACGTCGCCATTCCTCGCGGAGGGGAAGGTCTCATCCGCCGCGTCAGTGCAGAAGCCACGATGCCGGTCATTAAGCACTTCGCAGGCAACTGCCATGTGTACATTGATGAGGCAGCCGACCTCGACATGGCCATACAAATCACCGTCAACAGCAAGTGCCATCGCTATGGCGTCTGCAATGCCGCCGAATCGTTAGTGGTGCACAAGGATGTCGCTGGCAAGTTCCTTCCGCTGATCGCCGAAGCGTTCTCAAAAGAAGGGGTCGAGATGCGTGGGGACGACGCGACGTGCTCTATCGTGCCAACGGCCAAACAGGCAACCGAAGAGGACTTTGGTGCCGAATACCTGGGCCCCGTCATTTCGGTGAAGGTTGTCGATAACATCGACGAGGCAATTGCCCACATCAACAAGTACAGTTCGAAGCACACCGAATCGATCGTCACCGAGAACCTGGCAGCCAGCCGCAAATTCTCGGCCCAGATCGATAGTTCGGCCGTGATGATCAACGCGAGTACCCGCTTCAACGACGGCGGCGAGTTCGGCCTGGGAGCGGAAATCGGTATCAGTACCGACAAGTTCCACGCACGCGGCCCTTGCGGGATCGAAGCATTGACCAGCTACAAATACATCGTCATGGGAGAAGGTCACGTTCGGAAGTAA
- the fliM gene encoding flagellar motor switch protein FliM: MSDNVLSQAEVESLLNAMETSAEPAKGPAAPAADTGSPARTMRGKDKVTPYDFKRPERVGKDQMRALQSMHEGFSRNFGAALSALLRSIVEVKLTSVDQLTYSEFVFSLENPSCFNLLVAEPLEGNLILDINPSILYPIIDRLLGGGKESTPASRRPLTEIELTLVSRISDLFLIELKDAWENVLPLDLRVVRVESNPQLVQIVPPNEVVVLVSFELAIGDVRGMINLCIPFNSIERISNKLTANTWFAYGSSEATPESRAALGVHLDKAQVELDVILAETKISMEELLDLRVGDVITTEKDSRTPLQVNVNGTPTFQAFAGAFKGRKAIQIERSYERKKPGV, translated from the coding sequence ATGTCCGACAACGTACTGAGCCAGGCAGAAGTCGAGAGCCTTCTCAACGCGATGGAAACCAGCGCGGAACCGGCCAAAGGTCCCGCCGCGCCGGCAGCCGATACGGGGTCGCCCGCGCGCACCATGCGCGGTAAAGACAAAGTCACTCCCTACGACTTCAAGCGGCCGGAACGTGTCGGCAAGGACCAGATGCGGGCCCTGCAATCGATGCACGAGGGCTTTAGTCGGAACTTCGGTGCCGCCCTTTCCGCACTCTTGCGTTCGATCGTGGAAGTCAAGCTGACCAGCGTCGATCAGCTGACCTACAGCGAGTTCGTCTTCAGTCTGGAAAACCCCAGTTGCTTTAACCTGCTGGTTGCCGAGCCGCTGGAAGGAAATCTGATCCTCGACATCAACCCTTCCATTTTGTATCCCATCATCGATCGCTTGCTGGGAGGCGGCAAAGAAAGCACGCCTGCTTCGCGGAGGCCCCTGACCGAGATCGAACTCACGCTCGTTTCGCGGATCTCCGATCTGTTTCTGATCGAGTTGAAGGATGCCTGGGAGAATGTGCTTCCGCTCGACCTGCGCGTCGTTCGCGTTGAAAGCAATCCACAGCTGGTTCAGATTGTGCCGCCGAACGAAGTCGTGGTGCTGGTCAGTTTCGAACTGGCGATCGGCGACGTGCGTGGCATGATCAACTTATGTATTCCGTTCAACTCGATCGAACGTATCAGCAACAAGCTGACGGCCAATACTTGGTTTGCCTACGGCAGTAGCGAGGCAACGCCCGAATCGAGGGCCGCCTTGGGCGTTCACCTCGACAAGGCCCAGGTCGAACTCGACGTGATCCTGGCCGAGACGAAGATCTCGATGGAAGAACTGTTGGATCTGCGCGTCGGCGACGTGATCACGACCGAGAAAGATTCACGTACGCCGCTACAAGTCAACGTGAACGGGACCCCAACGTTTCAGGCATTCGCCGGTGCATTCAAAGGGCGAAAAGCCATTCAGATCGAACGCAGTTACGAACGCAAGAAACCTGGCGTTTAA